The Allorhodopirellula heiligendammensis genome includes a window with the following:
- a CDS encoding transglutaminase-like domain-containing protein has protein sequence MNSDPSRSLRIDNRFVLGAVIAALAWFVGTTFTTESACLSYVVAAVLGGILGEKWSQVWPRHPVAPQDASGLPHATGLPNATALPNATGLPHGDMARLWGVMWRALLLLLVMIGALVLIFLWRISDRVTESSSMLLLAVDTIAHYGIALICILWAVWPRQGHVTMMVIALVTVLMTVASGGVSNSRTAQTAVGLVTVIGFVVAAQVIVSRHRFASITSDERRSNFRSEAWPYLLLTLSLILIVVSTLVQVTDSVLPNVQAEVFAQLKGRFENADSPVSWAGGGYVMGGRLGSVRQRILADPTGIALRGYCDNIPGYLRGNVYDSYTERRWRSRRRWVERDSNGAIIDMRRSRPVRALGGASVKLQRPSNQSRSRFSLNVNSVAPVNRIFAGTVEIHGHAEKGPQAFLPAAAMWVEGQGETIGVTPDGLINEGLNTAQPWVAGVAMSTETEELTADARELLSSVSPSILDQVAEIADEVCLGAISPSQKAQRIASYFQANFFYSLTPTMPPRGIDPIVHFLDTKHPGHCELFASASTLMMRTQGIPARYVTGYVMDEFDQSQSVYLARNRDAHAWVEYYDENQQRWLSLESTPGHEYRTLNVVHPDLSADVEANSPDGKPLAALGWLREQLGKLLSLRVTDALAAIFRVLQLPVLIGLVLWLWWRKRGDRSDARATALVAARRAMDRRLRRRGWTRRASETLHQFADRLESASCELGSEKELQQQAEFAQAAQWYRDHAIALYRQGPTVAKT, from the coding sequence ATGAACAGTGACCCATCGCGATCGTTGCGAATCGACAATCGGTTTGTGTTGGGGGCTGTGATCGCGGCGCTAGCTTGGTTCGTGGGAACCACGTTCACGACGGAGTCGGCTTGCTTGTCATATGTGGTGGCTGCGGTGCTAGGAGGAATCCTCGGGGAGAAGTGGTCGCAGGTTTGGCCTCGACACCCCGTCGCTCCTCAGGACGCGAGCGGGCTCCCGCACGCGACTGGGCTCCCTAACGCGACTGCGCTCCCTAACGCGACTGGGCTCCCGCATGGGGATATGGCCAGGCTATGGGGGGTGATGTGGCGTGCTCTGCTGCTGTTGCTCGTCATGATCGGAGCCCTCGTGCTTATTTTTCTGTGGCGGATTTCCGATCGGGTCACTGAGTCATCGAGCATGCTGTTGTTGGCAGTCGATACGATTGCGCACTATGGGATTGCACTGATATGCATTCTTTGGGCGGTATGGCCTCGCCAAGGACATGTCACCATGATGGTCATCGCGTTGGTCACGGTGTTGATGACTGTTGCCAGCGGCGGCGTCAGCAATTCACGGACAGCTCAAACTGCGGTGGGCCTAGTCACCGTGATTGGATTTGTGGTTGCTGCCCAAGTGATCGTGTCGCGGCATCGGTTTGCCTCGATCACCAGTGATGAGCGGCGATCTAATTTTCGTTCCGAGGCCTGGCCATATCTGCTGCTCACGCTGTCACTCATCCTTATTGTTGTGTCCACGTTGGTCCAGGTGACCGATAGCGTCCTGCCAAACGTTCAGGCGGAGGTTTTTGCGCAGCTCAAAGGACGGTTTGAAAACGCCGATTCGCCTGTGTCTTGGGCGGGCGGCGGATACGTGATGGGTGGTCGATTGGGGAGTGTCAGGCAACGCATCCTTGCGGATCCGACGGGCATTGCGCTGCGTGGTTATTGCGACAACATTCCTGGTTATCTACGTGGCAATGTCTACGACTCTTACACGGAGCGTCGATGGCGGTCACGTCGCCGGTGGGTCGAGAGGGACAGTAACGGAGCGATCATTGATATGCGTCGCTCGCGGCCGGTGCGGGCATTGGGCGGAGCGAGCGTGAAGCTGCAAAGGCCCAGCAACCAATCGCGATCACGTTTTTCCTTAAATGTGAATTCGGTAGCCCCGGTCAATCGTATTTTCGCTGGCACCGTAGAAATTCATGGTCATGCCGAAAAAGGTCCCCAAGCGTTCCTGCCTGCGGCGGCGATGTGGGTGGAGGGTCAGGGGGAGACAATCGGTGTCACGCCGGATGGACTTATCAACGAGGGGTTGAACACTGCCCAGCCCTGGGTGGCGGGGGTTGCCATGTCGACCGAAACCGAAGAGTTGACTGCAGATGCGCGTGAATTGCTGAGCTCGGTGTCACCCTCCATTCTTGATCAGGTCGCCGAAATCGCAGATGAGGTCTGTCTCGGGGCGATTTCTCCTAGCCAGAAAGCGCAGCGGATCGCGTCCTATTTCCAAGCCAATTTTTTCTACTCGTTGACCCCTACGATGCCGCCGCGAGGCATCGATCCGATCGTCCATTTCTTGGATACGAAACATCCGGGGCACTGCGAACTATTCGCTTCTGCGTCCACGCTGATGATGCGGACGCAAGGCATTCCGGCGCGATACGTGACCGGATATGTGATGGATGAATTCGATCAGTCGCAGTCGGTTTATTTGGCACGTAACCGCGATGCCCACGCGTGGGTGGAATACTACGACGAGAATCAACAGCGATGGTTATCACTGGAGTCCACTCCCGGTCACGAATATCGAACACTCAATGTCGTCCATCCAGATCTCAGTGCGGACGTCGAGGCCAACTCGCCCGACGGGAAGCCGCTTGCGGCCCTGGGATGGCTGCGTGAGCAGTTGGGCAAGCTCTTATCATTGCGGGTGACCGATGCGCTCGCAGCCATCTTTCGTGTGCTGCAACTGCCAGTGCTGATCGGACTGGTGCTTTGGTTGTGGTGGCGTAAACGAGGTGATCGTAGTGACGCCCGGGCAACGGCTCTCGTGGCGGCCCGGAGGGCGATGGATCGACGGTTGCGACGTCGGGGGTGGACTCGCCGAGCCAGTGAAACATTGCACCAATTCGCTGATCGGTTGGAGTCCGCCTCCTGCGAGCTTGGTTCGGAAAAGGAGCTTCAGCAACAGGCCGAGTTTGCTCAAGCCGCCCAGTGGTATCGCGACCATGCGATCGCGCTGTATCGGCAGGGGCCTACGGTCGCGAAAACCTGA
- a CDS encoding glycosyltransferase family A protein has product MTLSNLTHAGAAVPKFPTIPRLSIVVPFRGDSDSFESTLISVLQHLPDACEVIVPHAGDYDDPFELADEVRFVETAASLTNQIGEAAAIARGRFVHILSDGYRATEDWTETAYDAFEQHDTGMVVPVVRRSLGDGIVHAGWTRARGTACDLIGAGSDRLAGKQLRSVEGSFLSASFWRRDLLRSLTGSFRGDDVIEASMVYSLLSRQSGWRCVCAPECTLEVAENTAGDDYPNQISRNHRRLQAIADHFGNGGWGKSFGRLVATCLTSGIGSAVARATAPLAARSVAANLHDQGVLRSDEQAETIRIPVTSHQPLRRAA; this is encoded by the coding sequence GTGACCCTTTCGAATTTGACCCATGCAGGTGCAGCGGTGCCAAAGTTCCCTACGATTCCACGGTTGTCAATTGTCGTCCCCTTTCGTGGGGACAGTGATTCTTTCGAGAGCACGCTCATTAGCGTGCTGCAGCATCTGCCGGATGCGTGCGAGGTGATCGTTCCCCATGCGGGCGACTATGACGATCCCTTCGAATTGGCTGATGAAGTTAGATTTGTCGAGACGGCAGCCAGTCTTACCAATCAGATTGGTGAGGCAGCGGCGATTGCTCGAGGACGATTTGTCCATATTCTCTCCGATGGTTACCGAGCCACCGAAGACTGGACAGAAACAGCGTATGATGCGTTTGAGCAACATGATACTGGCATGGTTGTGCCTGTCGTGCGGCGCTCGCTCGGCGATGGCATCGTGCATGCCGGTTGGACGCGTGCACGTGGGACCGCCTGTGACTTGATCGGCGCCGGTTCCGATAGGCTCGCTGGGAAACAGCTCCGCAGCGTCGAAGGCAGTTTTCTATCGGCCAGCTTTTGGCGTCGAGATCTCCTTCGCAGTTTGACCGGATCGTTCCGAGGGGACGACGTGATCGAGGCATCAATGGTCTATAGTTTGCTTTCGCGGCAATCCGGCTGGCGCTGCGTGTGTGCTCCCGAATGCACGCTGGAGGTTGCCGAAAACACTGCCGGTGACGATTATCCAAACCAGATCAGTCGCAACCATCGTCGCTTGCAAGCGATCGCAGATCACTTCGGAAACGGCGGTTGGGGAAAGAGTTTCGGACGATTGGTCGCGACGTGCTTGACGAGTGGTATTGGATCCGCAGTCGCTCGCGCCACGGCGCCGCTGGCGGCACGTTCCGTCGCCGCAAATCTGCACGACCAAGGCGTGCTCCGCAGCGACGAACAGGCTGAGACGATTCGCATCCCGGTGACATCGCATCAGCCCCTCAGACGGGCCGCTTAA